The following is a genomic window from Nicotiana tabacum cultivar K326 chromosome 3, ASM71507v2, whole genome shotgun sequence.
gattaattcttactcagTCTAATattttaattagtatactcctgtgacatgtgtatATATGACTCACTGTTCTCTTACAAAGTTTTTtctattatggcatttgaggcatgttcaagagaattccaaatgaagaacctggttcattaATATGAGTTCATATGAAAGCTCAGGTATGGTTTCAGTACTttgcacaattagaaagattaacaattcaatcatgagcagaagtcctatacttgccaaattcctagaaaattctatccgTTGAAGCATTGAACCAGTTTTGTCCATTTAGAACTCTAAAACCGTGATTTTTGCCTAATATCTAGGGAAGctaaataattattaaaagtcTGGAATTAccgtttgattagacttctatttGACCCCTGAAAAGTTGTCGTTACGGAATTAATGTCTAATACTTTTTAAATAAACACCACATATCTAATCTTCTTCATTATTATAAAACCATCAAAAATTCTCTTCTTCAACTCTAatttctttcttctccaaaattcccaaattaactCAAGAAATGAACAAAAATTATCTAACCCGCAAGATCATCCTGGTTCTCCTCCACCACCATCACCCTCAAATTCATCCTCATCTACTCCTCCTAGTGAATccccaaaacctaggttttgaggGCAGAAAATGTTGGCTCAAAAAACTGTAGCTTCTGGGACTCTGAGAAAGGTTttaaatgaaaggttgaaagctagCCAAGTGAAAGAAAGCCCAGCTCCAAATTCTGATTCCAGTTTTGAGTCTGAATCCTTTCAATCTATGACTGAGGGGGAAAGCCATGGGTCTTATGACTCTGAAAAAACTCAAGAATTCCCTACTGAGGTAAGTTCATCTGTTGTTGAAAACTTTgaaactaggtttgttctagtTGGACCCATTAGGGATGTTAAGTTGGCTGAGACGagtaggagtggaggtaaaaagaagtctgaaaaagaaagagagagagagagtgcaaGTAGTAAAGAGAGGGGAAATGGGAAGAGAGCAGTTCTTGCTATATGTGGGGTTGTACAAGAGAGGTTAGAAGAGAGTGGCatgaagtcagggggaagtgggtctggggaggctgctgaggggttggttcatctGAGCAAAAGGAGAGATGAACCTGTTTCATCTACTGAAGAGACCCTAGCTGATCTACTGAGAAAGATTGAGACAAGTTATGACCCAAAAAAAATGCAAAGCTTCCACACCAAAAGCCCTAAATGTTCCCAAGCCatctaagaaaagaaaaacttcatCCCCAAAACCTACTGCCTCTTCAATGCCTAAGggaagagccacaagaagcagAGTAAAACAAAGTGAAACTGACTTACAAAAGGCTCTTGAAgaaagcaagaaaaagaaaatggagaagGGAAAGAGAAAGGTTGCAGAATCCTCTGAAGTTGTAGAGGAAGaggagatggaactggtccatcaagaaaGGGGTACAACAGTGGAGGTTCCTACACCAAAACCTAAAAAGtccaagacttcttccaagaagtcttcttCTGTACCTGTGTCTGATGAATCCTcactagccaagaggacaagatcTGCAGTGAAAGCTAAACAAGCAAAAGTTTCAGATGATAAAaaatggagtggagaagaagaagaggaatctaAGAAGGAACATGAGAAGTTTGTTATTTTTGGCAGGAGAAAATTTTTGAAAGGTAGATGGTTGAAGGACCTGGTGGAACCAGGGATGATGAGGTTGGTTGACACTTTAACTGCTCAAGGTTGGAAAGACATGGTCCTTCAAATGGAAGACTAGCCAGAAATGAACTAATTGAGTTCATGGCTAATGCTGATGTTAAGGATGGGGTTGTCAGTAGCTTGGTGAAGGGAGTCCCAGTGCAATTTGATGCTGCGAAACTGGGAGAAATTCTGGatataccctctgaagggtttgatgactacaCTAGGAAAAGGTGGCCATGCCTGGACTCCCTACCTACTGCTCTTGACCAATATGCGACCATGTGCTTATTGGACCAGGTTCATcatgtgaagcacagtcatgatcaacctatacatgtgagatgtacgtgaaggagataagtcctattgatcaagcagcaatatctctcgatctgatcgaaaaggttgtatattggataaggggagaaagtctccttatgtgaagagaacacaatccggataaaagatagtgttggagtttgtgttgttcaaGGACTCAACTTCGATGGAAGATCAACAATTGAGTCTCAATCAAAATCTAATTACTAACTCATTAAATAACAGTGATTGTTCTATTTTACAGGAATTGcacaaacgcagaagttaaactaaattgaaagcaaaagagcaaggcgattttgcaagcaatttatgtgagatttgagtgtgcactcctgaagctacttgaacgagatagaagaaccagttccattgtgtttttttcttattctagttcaattttaGTAGGTGGTTCAAAGTTGTACCtttccagctttcatagaagcaattgtattaggtactttgagagTTCAAGTTATAgtctaacttgaagttgtcgcaacagttagatgCTGGTTGCTACAatgggattagaggtaatccttaggtttataaagagttttgtaaatgctgttttggctcagtgattcaGTAAAatgttggggaaaatcctactgagtagtaggtcgtgattttttcaccttttgaactgggtgttttccatgtaaaaatctcgGTTCtttattttatatacttttaattccgcaaacagtagtagttaaaACACCTAGAAGAATCTGGTTCTTCTAGAttgaaaattgggtaccacacaaatcacccccctcttgtgtggtattgacgcttaaaacatcacAACCCATTACCGACTCACAACAACGAGCCGCTCATTAGGATGATCTGTGAGGACAAGGAATTCAATCTGGCTTTGAAAGTTATCATTGTCATCGCCGACTTAGAAAATAGACCCAAGGCGGTGGCAAAACAAGCTAGAAATGAGAAGGATATCAATTCAACTCCTTAAGTTGCTGAAAAGGCTGTGGAAACAAAGTCAGGGGCAACACATGCTAAGGACGCCTTTCTCTACGTTCCTAGGGCCCCGAGAAAGGAAAAACTCGTGTTGAACACTCCCAAGAGATTTGAGCAAAGGAAAGTCACTCTGAAGGTGCCAAAGTTGTACGTGCCCAAAGGGACTTATTTGGTGCGGGGGCTgataatttcaccaaggctgactGAGCACGTGGCTATCAACTGCGCACCATAGAGCCTTATGAGAGACCCCACTGCAGTTCCTTGAAATTACAACAAGACAGTGGTCACGTACAAAGGAAAGGAAGTCATGGGAGAAGTTAATGAAATGAACCAATCTGAGAGATACCACAACCCAGAAGAGCTGAACAATCAAAGCTAAATAAGGAGAAAAGGTTTCCAATCAAGAAGCCGGTGAGTGCtgaagaagcggaagagtttttccGAAGAATGAAAACTTTAGAATATGCCATAATTGATCAACTTAGGAAGACTCCTTCCCAGGTTTCACTTTTATCCTTACTGATGAGCTCAAATGAACATTAGAAGGTGCTTCTGAAAACATTGAATGAGGCGTATGTCCCGATTGAAACTTCATTCGAACAATTGGAAAGCATTGCTGAGCGATTTTTTGAAGTCAACCGGATTTCCTTCAGCCGTGATGACTTGCCTCCAGAGGGAGCTACCCATAATAAAGCCCTTCACTTGACTATCAAATGTGAAGGTTATTATGTGAAGAGGGTTATGCTAGATGGTGGGTCCGGAGTTGACATTTGCCCTCTTTCAACGCTACAGAGGATAGAAATCGGGACAGTAAGGACTAGATCGAACAATATATGTGCCCGCATTTTTGATGGTGTCAAGCGAGATATGATAGGGGAAATTGATTTGATTCTAACCATTGGCCCCGTGGACTTTGAAGTGACTTTCCAGGTTCTGGACATGGATACTTCATATAATTTTCTCCTaggaagaccatggatccacgctacAGGGGCTATGCCCTCCACTCTCTaacaaatggtcaagtttgaacatgAAAACCAAGAAATTTTTGTCCACGAGGAGGATGAACAGTCCATTTACAGGGATCCGTCAGTCCCGTGTCTCGAAGCTAGAGAAGAAAGTGAGCACATTGTCTATCAATCCTTCAAAATTATGGTCGCCGACCAATGTGAAGAAGGGTCCTCATTTCCTCATCTTGCTTATAAAATGCATAGGTCATGGTAGCCAGTGAAATGATTAAACATGGGTACAAGCCTGGGAAAGGGCTCGGGGTGTCTTTGAAAGGTATTACAGAGCCCATCATTTTGACCGCCAGTAAGAAGTTCTTCGGTGTAGGTTTCCAAGCTACAAATGCCAACATAAAATGGGCTGATGAGCACAAGAAAAATGGGTGGGTTCTGCCTCAACCTATTCCGCATCTCGCCAAGTCATTTGTTAAACCCAAGTatggagaagaaaaggaagaagagccCTTCATGGCCGAAGAGATTGAGGACATCTGTGAAGCAATGAAACAAATGTTGTACCAGTCCCACATGGTCCATCCGGGGGAAGGTACGAGCATTGCTGAGGTACTGTACATGGGACCAAATTCCAAGCTTTAGAACTGGAAGGCTACCCCATTCCCTATCAGGCAGGAATCTCAGTAGTCCAGTATTGCTATCTTTTCTATAttacgagttatttcagggtgtaactagAATGCTTTTATTTCCTTGTCTTTTGATTTCGATGTAAACCCTCATATATTacaattcaatgaaatgaaatcaatatttcatcgtcaatggatgttttctttttcttttattctgattttgctatttttcttatctttttcttttcagttctaataatgtggacttaaataacatgacatgcttgtggaCTTCATGCTTAGATCCTAAAATGCTGTCTAACTgtaaaataatgaatcaagaaccggattatgatgaagatgaggcttttaaggaaataaatcgagaactggaacaatttgagaataagcctaagccgaacttaaatgaaatcgagccggttaatttgggtagtccAGAAGAGGTCCGGAAAACCATGATAAACATTCATGCTGATGAAAGAACTAgagatgcattgatccaacttttgtttgaattcaaagacgagtttgcatggtcctatgacgatatgccaggattgagtgttgatttggtagTGTATAAATTGCCAACTTATCCCGGTTATCCACCCatccaacaaaagcaaagaaagtttaaaacaaatatcagtgataagatcaaagaagaagttaccaaacaGTTGAAAGCTGGTGTGATTCGAGTGGTctgatacaccacatggttggaTAATGTGGTCCCagtaccgaagaaagatgggaaaacccaagtgtgtgttgattatcgggatttgaacaaagcaagccccaaggacaacttttcattgccaaacatccacattcttgttaacaactgtgccaaacatgagatatagtctttcgtggattgttatgttgGGTATCACCAGGTTCTGATGGAtaaagaagacgcagaaaagacggctttcaccaCACCCTGGGGCACTTACTCTTAcagggttatgccatttggtttgaagaacattggggcaacttacatgagagctatgactgccatcttccatgacatgatgcaccaggaaattgaggtatatgtggatgatgtgatcattaagtcCAGAACACAGGAAGACCATGTGcgggatttgagaaagttctttgagcgtctGCACAGGTATGACTTGAAATTGAATCCAGCTAAATGTGCATTCAGAGTCCCATTTGGGAAACttctggggtttatagtcagccggagggttatcgagttagatccaacaaagataaagtctattggGGAATTACCAcctccgagaaccaagaaagagatcATGAGTCtgctgggaagattgaattacatcagtaggttcattacTCAGCTGACtaccacgtgtgagcccatatttaagttgttgaagaaagatgcggcAATCAGATGGATGgatgaatgtcaagaagctttcaacaaaattaaagaatatcaGTCTAATCCATCAGTGTTGGTCCCACCCGAGCCTGGgagacctttgttcttgtacctgacagtcttggaaaattcttttggctatgtcttggggcaacatgatgtgaccggaaagagagagcaagccatatactatctgagcaagaagctCACTAGTTATGAAGCTTAGTACACTTTGCTGGAAAGAACTcactgcgccctaacttgggtcgcccaaaagcttaggcattatcttttggcctacaccGCATATCTCATAActagaatggatcctttgaagtacatattccaaaaaccaatgcccacgggaaggttagccatatggcaaatcctgctcgctgagtttgacattatctatgtcacccgcacggcaatgaaagctcAAGCCTTGGTAGATCATCTAGCTGAGAACCtggttgatgatgaataccaacccctGAGCAGTATTTTGGAAAGCGTTAAGCGCAAAAAAGCAATGAGGCCTCACTTCAcagaagcgagaagcgaagcgcaCGCTTTTTTGCTGTGAGGCACAATTTCacacataaataaaaaaataaaataggcaTAGATAAATGGCTAAGAACtcattaaaaataacatattaagcaAATGTTTCAATTCTTGAATCAAGAAGCAAATAATTGATACTAAAACTAGATAGTGAATAATCCTCAAAAGTCATAACATATTAAGCAAATgcaaaacaaaatcacaaaaggAGCAACATCCTATTCTTCAACAAGATCTCCAAACTCTTGAAATGTCATCATGTTCGAATTATTATATTGGTCATCattatcttcttcttcatcagaGGCTTCATTAATTAGGGTTCTACTTGTACATGTACTTGTACTTGTAGATACTCTTTCTTTACTCCTTAAAGTACTTCCCCTAAAACCATAAACATTCTCTTCAACTCCACTTGCCATAGCAACATGACCAAAAGTGAGACCTTCTCCTTcaaacacttcttcttcttcttcatgattTTTGGGGCCTCCGGTTAACCATTCATTTGCTTCATTAATGTTATCCAATAAAATTGGATCAACGATATTGTGAGCTTTGTAATGACGAGCCAATGTTCTATTATATTTTACGAACATGAGACCATTGAGTTTCTTTAGCTCAAGCATGTTCCTCTTCTTAGTATGAATCTACATAATAAGATGTAGAAAGTAACTAAGAGGAGTACTTAGGACAATTAAGATAAACTTTAATTTAGTAATAATGTAATATAGCTTCTCACATGTTCATAAACACTCCAATTTCTCTCGCATCCGGATAAGCTACAAGTTAAGCTTTAAACTCTAATAGCAAATTGTTGCAAGTTTGGAACTTCATAACCAAATTGCATCCACCATTCAACTGTAGAAGTCTTATTTTAGAAGTTAATAACTTGAAAGTTAAAGCTCTAAAGAGTAAAACAATTGAAAAAGTTGCTCACCTGGTGCCAATTTGGTTCTGCCTCTAATGGTCGAAGCTAATCCAAGAATTCCATCGGCTTGCATATACACACCAAACCCTTGCCCTATTTTGTCTTGTATCGCTTCATCTAGCACCAACTTCGCAACACATGCATGATACCCCTTCCAAACGTTTAAATCTAAATTCTTGTTCTCATTGTTTGTGTAAAACAATCCAGGGTTCAAAATATGCCATGTTCATGTAAAGGTTGATAAAGCTGATCATCCCACCTTTTATCAATGATTTCAAACAATCTCTGATATTTCCTCCTATCATGATCAAATGCCTTCTCAATAGCTTCTTTATCCCTATCCATGGCTTCATAAATGTATCCCATTGGTGGTTTTTTCTCTCCATCCACCAAACGAAGTACAATAACCAAAGGATTACCAACTTTAAGTGCTTGAACAGTGTCATTCCAAAAATATGGACCAATAATAAATCTCGCAACTTCTTTCCCAAGAGCTTCCTTTACATAGATACTCTCACTTCATTTGGTTGACAAGAACAAGGTTCGCAAATTTTGCTTTTGCAGGTAAAAGCTATGCAAGGTCAAGATAGCTGTTGCGAATCTTGTCTTAGCcggtttcaccaaatttctttgttttgtgtATCTCCTCATCATGTTCAACAACAACGGGCTTTGACTAATGTAAGAATGTATCTTGATCGCCTTAGCAAAAATTGTAGGAAGTCAAATTTCATAGTTAATAAGTATAAGCAATTAACATGAAAGTTAAAAACttaaaatagaaaataagaaCCGCTTGTTCACCTGTAGAATATGGGGCTAACTTGAAAATGTCACCAAACATCAAGTTGATACAATGTGCAGCACAAGGAGTACAATAAATATTTGGGaaaactcctttcaacatgtCATCCGCTTTTTTATTCTCACTTGTGTTATCAGTGACAACTTGAACCACATTTTTCGGTCCAACTTTCAATATTGTCTTCTCAAACAAGTTGAACATTTTATTGGAATTAGTTGAGGAGTCACTAGCATCATAAGATTCAAGAAACACACTACCTCTCAGAGAATTCACCAAAACATTAATgaccatttttccattttttgtagTCCATTTGTCCATCATAATGGAACAACCATAAACTTTCCATTGCACCTTATGCTCCTCGACAATCTTGTCTGTTTTCTCCACCTCCTTTTTTAGACAAGGAACTGTTACTTCGTGATAGGTAGGGGCTTCATTCCCGGGCCATATTGGCCAACGGCCCCAATGAATTCACCAAAACTATCGGTGTAATTCACATAATTAAAAGGAAGCCACGCATCATACATCCATCTTGCAAAAGCATCTATAGCATGCTCCCTCAAACTCTTCCTACAAGATTCTAAGTCAACAGCTTcaccctttctcttttcatttgGTTTTTGTGAGATAAAAAGATTAAGAGGATCTTTCACATTGCTACCGGTGGTGGATGATCCACTTCCACTTGTTAAATTCTTTCTTTGAGATTTAGAGGGAGGTGGCCTCATTATATCATTGACTTCAAGGTCATCCTCATCCATTTGACTATCTTCATCAAAAAGATTAATCATAGATGCTCCACGGCTCATTGAATTTTCTAACTCATTATTTTTCCTCAACATAATCTCTCATTTCTTTCTTAATAGTATCCAGAACACTTGGACATTCTTTGACATCTCTAAAACCACCGATTAGATGTCTCCTGTGACGATATATTCCACTGTTATAAATTTTTTGACAAAAGATACATTGCACTCTTGAGTTATTATTGCCAACTGCAACTCCATACGCCCAAGCTCGATCTTTTTTTTGGCTTGATGCCATTGAATAATCAAATTAATTTTACTACAATCaacaaaccaaaaaaaataacaattaattcacagaagaaaacagaaaacagagcataaaaagtacttttaataacagaaaacagagcATAAAGAGAGCATAACCGAAGAAAACAGAGCATAAAGAGCACTTTTAAtaacagaagaaaaagaagtcGTTTAGGGCAAAAAATGAGCGCTTAAAAAGTGAATAAAATTGAAAGAGGAACAGAAGAGaagaagaataacagaagaagacagaaaacaaagcatgaagaagaagaacagaagaactgaagaagaagactagaagaagaagaagaagaacagaagaagaagaagaagaagaagaagaagaacataagaaaaagaagaacagaagaacagaagaagaagaagaagaagaagaagaagaagaataagaaacttACCGAGATCTGGAGAAGAAGTCGTTGGAGCAGCAGTGGTTGTCGCTGGAGTTCGCTGGAGAAGAAGACCTTGAAGAGCGTATGTTTTAGTAACAGATGGTTTATTTgcccaaaatttttaaaaaagccCTAGCTAATGAAGCGAGCTTTTTCTTGCTTTTTCTAATGCGTCGCTACTCGCTTAAGCGAGAAAAGCGCACACTTTTTGAATGTGAGTCGCTTTTTTAACATAAAAGTGCTACCACTGCACCTCGTGTCGCTTCatcgcttaaagcgagaagcgagtGCTTTTAATAACACTGCCCCTGAGTACTTACTTTTCGGAcgaggaagtaaattcagttgaaGTAATTCCAGAggacaccaatgcttggaaagtattctttgatggagctgtaaaTGCAAAAAGGTGTCGgtattggggcaattttgatttttCCCACTGGTTAGCACTATCCGGCCACATCCCGACTTTGTTTCTTCTGTAAAAACAACACTgctgaatatgaagcctacattatgggtatgaatatgGCAGTTGACATGGAAGTGGAAGAATTTTTAATCATGGGAGATACTGACTTGATTATTTGGCAAgctcaaggtgaatgggaaactcgggacaTCAAGATTATCCCATAGAGGCAACATATGGAAGATCTTAGCAAACAGTTCAAGTCCgtcgagttcaggtatattcctcgATTCCACAATGAGTTAGATGATGCACcgtgacctgattcatgcaccgccttcaGATTTGCATCCTAAGTCAGCATCTTGACCATTCGTCGCTTGGGATATGGATGTCATTAGGccgatcgagccaaaagcttcGAATGAGCACAAAATCATCATgttgccattgattatttcacaaagtgggttgaagttgtcactttcaaagccgtcaccaagaaagcggtggtggACTTCGTGTATTCCAACATtatttgtcgttttggtattcctaaatCTTTCATTACAGATAATGTTGCAAACTTGAACAGCCACTTAatgagggaggtatgcgaacaatttaagattacgcatcggaattctaccccttattggcccaaagctaatggtgttgttgaagcggcaaacaagaatatcaagaagatcctcaggaaaatgattcaaagttctagacaatggcatgaaaaactgCCTTTTGCATTATTAGGATATCGCACAACCATGCGCACATCAGTTGGGGCCACACCCTatttattggtttatggcactaaagccgtaatacctgcagaagttgagattccctctcttcaAATCATTGCTGAACCTGAGATCGaggatgatgagtgggtcaagactcggttggAACAATTaactatgattgatgaaaagtGGATGGCCGCATTTTGCCACGGacaattgtaccaacaaagaatggcccgtgcctacaataagaaagtgcggcctagaaactttgaagtggggcaactcgttctgagacgtattctcccacatcatgaggaagcaaaaggaaaatttgctccaaattggaaaggtccgtacATTTTAAGAAAACTGTTGCAAAAAGGAGCGCTGTATTTGggagacatcgaaggaaatgatcctgaaacaacTGTTAATgtagatgcagtcaaaagatattatgtttgaccatttttatgcaattttaatgctctctgattgggatgacgaagacCTTCATTCTCACTACCCAAACACTACCAACccttgcaaaccctttgagccatttctctttctttgattaccctctttggaaccagGAAGATGTTatgaaaagttaaaaaaaaaaaaaacagaagaaaaaaatcaaaaacaaagttctttgaactacgttcgacttgattccgaaaggatacgtaggcagcctctctctggggttcagtcaaaccaaaacaaaaatccagattcccccaaaagtgaaactggggaagATGTTATAATATTTCGGCAATTGTTTTGCCCGAAAGGTTCCCAAAGTTGTAATGCagtccaaattctttttacccaaatccttttcaagtccttccgatcaatcaacgagaatgcttaaagaattggaggatacaacCGCTTGGATCTGATACAATTAAGATGAGAGACGTAAAATAAGAGAGttttatgggtgaaaaccctcacgagtACCGTAAGGCAATGGTAAGTAGAGAAATTGAAAGGAGAGAgacttgttagtgaaaactcgcaaagagcactaaaAGGCGAcgatgagaagagaaatgagagaggccagctggtgaaaacccgcaaagggtgccACTGATCGAAAAGGAGATCCTAACAACCATCAACATCGGTTTCTCAACTTTGAGGTATAAAGtatgatgaatttctgagagttggaCGATTTACACAGATCAGACATCCATTCTAATGgtcatgtcatgttcattgaagtctgaatgtactccagataagtctttcttttctttccccgaaagggatacctctcgtATAAGTTCATTTGTCCatttcattatttgtttttctttaaatccctttcggtctaattctGTTCTGAAACTAAGATAAAGAAAGGATGGCAAAATTGATTTATTGGGCTTTTGTTTGACATGAGCCAATGCTCAAGAAGGCAtccagcctcagcaggtgcatcgagtcgactggccatgatggccggtgctttgaaatcaaaaactcttgaaaagaaaggaaatcaaagtCAAATGCCCATGGAGGcgaaataaagttgaaaaaggttaagtcccacgtgatTAACCATCATGGTAAAGTTCTAGAAAAGCCAAGTTCTCCAGGGCCAGAAATGAAATCGGTCCTTAGGGAACAAGCAGTTGCAGTTGAAATCTTTATCAAAGAAAcggggccgagatcaagtgattgaaacgctcaaggccacaaaaccaaccactgtttcaaactgacaaatttttctttgtttgaaaaacaggAAACAGG
Proteins encoded in this region:
- the LOC142175506 gene encoding uncharacterized protein LOC142175506, whose translation is MSRGASMINLFDEDSQMDEDDLEVNDIMRPPPSKSQRKNLTSGSGSSTTGSNVKDPLNLFISQKPNEKRKGEAVDLESCRKSLREHAIDAFARWMYDAWLPFNYEVEKTDKIVEEHKVQWKVYGCSIMMDKWTTKNGKMVINVLVNSLRGSVFLESYDASDSSTNSNKMFNLFEKTILKVGPKNVVQVVTDNTSENKKADDMLKGVFPNIYCTPCAAHCINLMFGDIFNESIYVKEALGKEVARFIIGPYFWNDTVQALKVGNPLVIVLRLVDGEKKPPMGYIYEAMDRDKEAIEKAFDHDRRKYQRLFEIIDKRWDDQLYQPLHEHGIF